The Sulfurihydrogenibium sp. genome has a segment encoding these proteins:
- the murD gene encoding UDP-N-acetylmuramoyl-L-alanine--D-glutamate ligase, whose protein sequence is MVLIYGKGKTGESIKKYLEKKNIKSLIIDDNDPLPESENINTIIVSPGVPFFNRIFKYARKRRIPIISEIEFAYRQCNDSCEIIAITGTDGKTTTTSLIYEVLKEISDKNVYVGGNYGIPFVEILDKIEEASFSYQKPLDQKNNPLDIANSDKNMNKNNISTSHVSHLTSHVSPFIVVLELSSFQIYSTKTLKPKVSIILNISTDHLDWHKKEKHYVLSKLKLLKNTEFSVLNYDDKCLKNIKGKNVYYFSLKDLPEDVKGIYLKEHRKEDGLNVYNLVLKDDKTEEIQVKTQLIGFHNLQNIMATILTAYLLNVDVDKVIEKIKEFKPLSHRIEFVKEVEGVKFYNDSKSTTVQAVEKAIESFDENVVLILGGINKGGDFSKLGSLLKTKVLSAFIIGRDKEQIYQMIKDYTNSIKKESLEEAVKDAFEVAKSNKAVVLFSPGCASFDMFKNYADRGNKFKEIVESLNGKK, encoded by the coding sequence TTGGTATTGATCTACGGAAAAGGCAAAACAGGAGAATCAATAAAAAAATATCTTGAGAAAAAAAACATAAAATCTTTGATAATTGATGACAACGACCCACTGCCAGAGAGTGAAAATATAAATACAATCATCGTATCTCCCGGCGTACCGTTTTTTAACAGAATTTTTAAGTATGCAAGAAAAAGGAGAATTCCAATAATCTCAGAAATTGAATTTGCATACAGACAGTGTAATGACAGCTGTGAAATAATAGCTATTACCGGAACAGATGGAAAAACGACAACAACGTCTTTGATTTACGAAGTTTTAAAAGAAATATCAGATAAAAATGTTTATGTAGGTGGAAACTATGGCATTCCATTTGTTGAGATTTTGGACAAAATAGAAGAGGCTTCGTTTTCTTATCAAAAGCCATTAGACCAAAAAAACAATCCTTTAGACATAGCAAATAGCGATAAAAACATGAATAAAAATAATATTTCAACCTCTCACGTCTCACATCTCACGTCTCACGTCTCACCTTTTATCGTAGTTTTAGAACTCTCATCCTTTCAGATTTACTCAACAAAAACATTAAAACCAAAAGTATCTATCATATTAAACATATCAACAGACCATCTTGATTGGCACAAAAAAGAAAAACATTATGTTTTATCTAAGCTAAAACTTTTAAAAAATACAGAATTTTCAGTGTTAAACTATGATGATAAATGCTTAAAAAATATAAAAGGTAAAAATGTCTATTACTTTTCTTTAAAAGATCTTCCGGAGGATGTTAAAGGAATTTATCTAAAAGAACATAGAAAAGAAGATGGTTTAAACGTTTATAATCTTGTGCTTAAAGATGATAAAACAGAAGAAATTCAAGTAAAAACTCAGCTTATAGGCTTTCATAATCTTCAAAACATAATGGCAACGATCCTGACAGCTTATCTGCTGAATGTAGATGTAGATAAAGTGATTGAAAAAATAAAAGAATTTAAACCCCTTAGCCATAGAATAGAATTTGTAAAAGAAGTAGAAGGTGTTAAGTTTTATAATGATTCAAAATCAACGACAGTTCAAGCTGTAGAAAAGGCGATAGAAAGCTTTGATGAAAACGTTGTTTTGATTCTTGGCGGAATAAACAAAGGCGGAGATTTTTCTAAGCTTGGCAGTTTATTAAAAACCAAAGTTTTATCAGCATTTATAATAGGAAGAGATAAAGAGCAGATATACCAGATGATTAAAGATTATACAAACAGCATAAAAAAGGAAAGCTTAGAAGAAGCAGTAAAAGATGCTTTTGAAGTTGCAAAAAGCAACAAAGCAGTTGTTTTATTTTCTCCTGGATGTGCAAGCTTTGATATGTTTAAAAATTACGCCGATAGAGGAAATAAATTTAAAGAAATAGTGGAAAGCTTAAATGGTAAGAAGTAA